The genomic window GTGGCATTGGACGAAGAGCCAGAAAAAGAGGGAGTGAGACTTGCCATTGTTTGACTTATTCTGATGAACTTCAGCTCAGCCTTCAACATTCAAGGCAAGGGCACTTTTTCCAGAAAGGCTTCCACTGATGCTCTGAGCAGTTACTGCGCCCTGCTTTGGTCCTCCCTTAGCACCCTTTAAATACCTGTTCCATGCTTAGATTACGTTATAGACCTTTGTATTAaacatctgtctccctgctcgCCCTCTTAGCTCCTTGGAGAAAGCAactatttctattcttttgtttttttaaataatcgtAGCAGTAATTGTTGTTACTCAATGCCAGATCCTGTTCTAAAGGTTTTACCACAAGATGGGCACTGTTGGTATCCCTGTCTTATAGCTGGAGAAACTGAAggacagaaaggttaagtaaccaGCCCAGGTTCCCAAGCAGGTACacggtagagctgggatttgaatcccagAAAACTGGGCCCTTCAGTTCTCACACAGTGCACAACGAGTGCACAGTAATTATTGGTGAGTGAATGaacgagtgaatgaatgaatgaaaaaaaggtaaagaaaaatagTGACTAAATGATCAGGTAGAGAATCTCAAGGGGCAGATTTACAAATAGGAGAGCATCTTTATTTTGTGGCTGCAGACCCAAAATCAAGCCTGCAGGGGAGAGGAAAGACAATTTTATGCTTTTAAACCACATTTACTGGCACAGATAATTACTTTCTTTAgggaagaaaaatactatataaaattatatgcttATATGTATAAATCAACTtaaatgtctatttttgtttttacaaaaaatggaaatggaaaaaagattgGTTTCTCTAGTTCTATCTTTAGCTAAATTAATACTAAAACGACCAGAAGCTTTGTTGAAAGAGTGAAGttcattaatttaacaaatacaaatacaCCCAGATACAAGTATAATATGCTTGTATAATATgctgctttggggagaaaagcATGATAATACGGATACTGATTATAGAAAATtaagattggggcacctgtgtggctcagtcgcttaagtgtctgccttcagctcgggtcatgatcctggggtcctgggcttgagcccagcatcgggctccctgcacaggaACTGCTGTTCTCCTCTGCGtgctgctccccttgcctgtgcactctctctgtctgtctaataaataaataaaatctttttttttttttaagattagaaGTGACACCTCATCACCAAATCAGTCTCCCTCCTGCAGAATGGAATGCAGTGCTGTGTGGGGGTGGAAAGGAAGAGTGAGTTGTCCCCAAAGTTGTTTTCTTTGGCAAGTGCCTTGCTGTGCAAAGGGTTCAGAGGGATGGCCGTGGCTCAGTGTAGTAAAAAGCCCATCCAGCATAGCTTGTTACTGTCAtctcccagcccctgcaaggTATATAAGAGATCCGTCTTCATCGGGGAAGCATGCGTGACATGGTTCAGTTCAGCAGCCTTGAGAAGTGTGCCATCCCTCCCCTAGAAAACAGTCCCGAGATCTCCCCATTCATCTGGTCCGCCCTCTGAAGAGGAGCTCAGTGCTACGACCACGTGTAAATACTGCCAGAACCAACGGAGAAGACCTTAATCACATGGCTTGAGTAGAGAACGCTGCTCTAAATCTCCTAAAAATTCCCAAGCCCTGTTTTCAGTAGACACCTGAAGCCCACCTGCCTGATCCCTGTAATGATCCAGAGCAATGGAAACTGTTAGATGTTTCCTTAAAGGAGCTCTGTCCAGCAGGAAGCCGGGTAACTCCGGAGAGGGAGCTTTGCAAACAGCACCTAAACATACCGTATGCCCGCTGAGTTTTCATCAGTTCATCCTCCTTTCACCAACAGCATAGAGAGGGTACATCAGAACCCATGGAACAAAAGGCTAAGGGTCATAGTTTCAATGGGTCATATTTTCAACACATTATCCTCATGTGGGCTCACACCATAGCACACGAGTTCAGCAGTTTGACTGGTTTCTTTCAGACCTGAAACTCCGCGGTCAAGGCCACTTGCCTTGTGTGTGCCAACTGCTGGAGAAGGTCATCACCTGCTTGGGAGCAACCAGAGGGCAGGAGagatagcctgcttcccttaGAGCAGTGGCACACAGCTCCATTACCATCAGTGAAATGGAACTGGTTTGCTATTTCTAGCCACTTCATTCCACTTTAACTTTATGATCATTacctttttaaataacatttttatgggTCGTTAGTTTTATGTGTGCTTCTCCACTTCCCATCCCttcttatttttcccattatCAGAGCCTTACTTGTTAAAAACAAAGTATATAACAATGCAGCCTTGTGATCATGGTTTCATAAACATACAGCTTTCCCTTGGTACCTGGATGTTTGCTTTCTGAGTATACAGTGAGTGAGTTTAAATGATTCCTAAAAATGGAAAGTCAGTGCAAGCTACCAAGATGGATCCTAAAACCAGTATTTAGAAAGCATCTACGTGATTTGACATGGCCTGCAGGTGTGATGGGCACTTGCTTTCTATTTTGTGTATTTGGAGTTAACACAGCTGGCCTAAAGCATACCAGAGATGGGTTCCTTGAAGGGACACAGAGTGGTTCAGAAGGTACCCATCAGATCAGAGCAGCTCTCAACCCACAGTGAACACAGAGCGATTTCACTGCTCCAGGTCCTGTTTATGAGGGCTTAAGGGGTCCCCACAAACCCCAGCAGTCAccttctctccttaactgggcaGGAATTCTCAGCTGACAACTGATCATATAATCTTGTGATAGCTTTCCCATTGTTGACTGATGTTGTTACTTGATAATTAACTTTCCATTGTTAAGATGTATCTACAAAGCTACATTGTAGGTTTCTTGGGCACAGGGCCTAGTCTTGTACTTATCCTTTCTTCATAGCACTTGGGTTGGAATCCCAGCTGTACGACCTTGAACGAATTCCTTCACCTCcctccttctgtttccttgtctcCAAAATAGAGGCAGTCATGCCTTCCTTGCAGTGCGTGATGAGAACAAGCTAGCATGGCGCTGGGCACTGGGAGCACTTGGTAGATGGTAACTAGACAAAGCCTGGTACTCAGAAGCTGAGCAAAATTTAGCAGAACTGAATATGACAAAGCAGGATTTAAACTCGTGTAAGGCAAGAGCTAGTTATGGACTCTTGAAATTTCATGTTGAGGACACCACTGCCTCTGACCTTGAATTTGAATGAGAGTTTACAATCCTGGTTTTAATCATGACTCTTTTATGACCATAGGATGATCCTTTCAAGCTTATCATGTCTCCTTGGCCCAAAAGGACTAGTGATGTGATCTGGGATGTGGAGACTGTGTTCATTGGCACCATCAGTCCCACACTTACACTTACACACCCACTTGTCCCTGCATGGAGAGGCCTCTTCCCCAGCTCCTTGTAGCCATGTGTCAGTGGCAATGCCCATGACTAATCTAGTCATCTCCAGGGGTGTTCTCtaggaattttctttaaaagcaacCATAGTGGGGAACAGTGGCAGGACTTACTGAGACCAATAGCATcgaaataaaaacagaatgccCATAAGGGAGGActgtttaaaaaaagtaaataacattGAGGTGAGTTTCCCCCACTTCCCATATACTGAGCACACGTACGCAAACTTGAGATGTGTGTTTCCATTCAGCAAATGGCAAATTGCCTGGGAGTGGAGCAGAAAATGCTTCCTTATGGAGGGGTCAGCTGTGCCTTGATTAGGCCATTCTTCTCTTTGTGGCGAAGTCACGTTACAGTATTTGGGTCATGTGACATTCCCATCACTTCCTTTGGTTACTTGTAAATGGGTACTTCCTTGCCTTGCACTTCCTCGGAAAGGTTCCTGGGGGGAGAGTACATAAAACAGATATAGTAGATACTGCATTTGCTGAATTTATTACCATGTCAGCTTAGTAGGACACAAAGGTAGGTCAGATGAGCTCCCTTTCAGTAGTGGTACAAATAAGGTCTGTTCGATAGGACAAATATGGACTGTCCCCTGCCCTGACTGGTTGGTTGGTGTGGATTATTGGTTTACACAGTAACTTGCACCAAAAGTCATTCAAGATGATAGTCACCGAACAGAGCGTCTTGTTACTTTCAGAGCGCTGTAGTTGTATGTTAGGAGCACAGGTAGGCTTCCGACATCTCAGTACCACACAGGCTTTTGTCAGGTGTGTGCCGTGTTAGAGACCCTAATCAGATGCAGAGttataaagagaaatgaagcCGTTCGTGATCTGAAGGAGCTTGCTGTCTAGCGGTAGAAACAGACCCAATTAAGTGTAATAAAAGTGAGACGGCAGTGATTGCCCTTGTGGAGCTATAATGTGAGTCTAGCGGTCATGTTTTTctgttgtgttctttttttaacccAATATCTTGGGACTCATTATCTGAcagaggtggggttttttttaatttggaattttatttaaagtccTCCCGAAATACGAACCAATTAAAATCCCATTCAGTTATATATCCAGGAAATTTCCCTTACTGGAAAGAATGCCACATATAAAAATTGGTGCTGCTCTGAACAATTCAGGGCATTTCCTCACACTAGCGATGGGGCTGAGAGGCTGGTATTGTTTGTTGTAAGAGGTTGGGAGACGGCTCTGGGATAAGGCCGTGTCCAAGTTGAATCGCTGGCAAGGGATAGAAGTCCCTATGAGAGTTTTGGCTGTGTGTGCCGCTGTGAATTCAGTACATGTGCAGAACTGGCCAGCTCACCTTGCTCTACACCGATGCCCTTAGCAGATATTTTGTTATAACTGCTCCTAGAGCTTCCAGCAAGGACCCCCTGGTGACTGCTTTCATTCAGTTTGTACCCATACTCCGCAGATCTGCCTTCCCTTTCGAAGGGGTCAGCGGTGTTTGCAAGAACCTAGAAGATGCATGTAGGTTTCCATATAGGGTGAGGAAGCCTGCCCTGAACCCCAGCAAGTTTAATCCACCTCCATCTGAGAGAACAGTTGGCCTTAGGCAATGCATCTCTAATTGTCTAAGTCACCCTCTGCGTGCATGGGGGTGTATGCGGACACAAAGCCGTGCATAAATAGCACATTTTCAATCGATAAAATGTGAAGCTCGAGGAGCACATGACAGTAGTAGGCTGAGCCTCTGAAGATTTAGCAGGAAAGAATGCCGCTGCATGGCAAAGCTGTTGCTCATAATTAGGGAAGGAATAGCCTGTGTCCTGTGCTGCTCTGCAGCTTCAACCATTTAAATGGCAGTTGGCTTGTTTAGTTCTGGAACCCGCGTTCTTTCTGGGCCAGGAGTTGACTTCGGGATTATTGTCCTCTCTGCGGTATCCCTGTAAGATCAGGTAGGATGTGAGGACTGAAAAGTCCCATCTGGTAAACCGTGATGAATGAGAAACACAGCAGTTGCTTCCATGTCACTCTTTAACTTGTTAAGTGAAGGAAAACTGTTTTCGACCCCTGTGGACTTTCAGGTCTAACAGGCTATATTGCCAGTTTCGCAGTGGACAAGAAAAAACAGAATGCTTTCTTTGGCTCGAGTGAGCCACAAGTGTCACGCCTCTCCTTACTAGAAGAGCTCTCCCCGGGTGTGACTGGGAGGGAAATTAATAGGCTTCCCATTGTTACCATGTATTTTTGCCAGGATATTTCATTAGCGTCCACACTGAGCCGGTTGTCATCTTGTGGAGCCACTGGACCCTGGTGATTTTCAGTGCCATGTGCGGTGGGATGAAGTGCGGAGGCATGCACGAGACAGGCACTAATTATTGGAAGCGGAATCACTGCTGACCCAGTGCGAGATTAACTGCTCCTTTGCAGTCTTTATTCTGGGGACATTAGCACTGTCTGGTTATCTTGCTTCAGTTGAGGGATTCGGGACAATAGCCATGCTGATGGTAACGTCGGCAATTTCCCTGTTTGTTTTGCAGGTCACGGCCAGGGGCTTTGGGCCTCTGTTACAGTTCGCCTACACCGCCAAGCTGTTACTCAGCAGAGAAAACATCCGCGAGGTCATCCGCTGTGCGGAGTTCCTGCGCATGCATAACCTGGAGGACTCCTGCTTCAGCTTCCTGCAGACGCAGCTCCTGAACAGTGAGGATGGCCTGTTCGTGTGCCGGAAGGACGCTGCGTGCCCGCGCCCGCACGAGGACCGCGAGAACTCCgcgggagaggaggaggaggaagaggaggagacgATGGACTCCGAGACGGCCAAGATGGCGTGCCCCAGGGACCAGATGCTTCCGGAGCCCATCAGCTTTGAGGCCACCACCATCCCCGTAGCCGAGAAGGAGGAAGCGTTGCTGCCCGAGTCCGATGTGCCGGCCGACAACAAGGAGAGCTCCGAGAAGGACGCGTTGACGCAGTACCCCAGATACAAGAAGTACCAGCTTGCATGTACCAAGAATGTCTATAACGCATCATCACACAGTACCTCAGGTTTTGCAAGCACATTCAGTGAAGAGAACTCTAGCAACAGCCTCAAGCCGGGGCTTGCCGTGGGGCAGATTAAAAGTGAGCCGCCCAGTGAAGAGAACGAGGAAGAGAGCATCACGCTCTGCCTGTCCGGAGATGAGCCTGACAGCAAGGACAGAGCCGGGGACCTCGAGATGGACCGGAAAcagcccagccccgcccccggccccgcaccCGCCGCCGCGGCCACCTGCCTGGAGAGATCCAGGAGCGTGTCCTCCCCCTCCTGTTTAAGGTCTCTGTTCAGCATAAAAAATAGTGTGGAGTTGTCTGGCTTGCCCAGTACCTCTCAGCAGCACTTTGCCAGGAGTTCGGCGTGCCCTTTTGACAAGGGGATCACTCAGGGTGACCTTAAAACTGACTATGCCCCTTTCCCGGGGAATTACGGACAGCCCCACGTGGGCCAGAAGGACGTATCCAACTTCACCATGGGGTCGCCCCTCAAGGGGCCTGGGTTGGAGGCTCTCTGTAAACAGGAAGGAGAGCTGGACCGGAGAAGTGTGATCTTCTCCTCGAGCGCTTGTGACCAAGTGAGCACTGCGGTGCATTCGTATTCTGGGGTAAGCAGTTTGGACAAAGACCTCTCCGAGCCGGTGCCAAAGGGTCTGTGGGTGGGGGCTGGCCAGTCCCTCCCCAGCTCACAGGCCTACTCTCACGGTGGGCTGATGGCTGACCATTTGCCAGGAAGGATACGGCCCAACACTAGCTGCCCGGTGCCAATCAAAGTCTGCCCTCGCTCGCCCCCCTTGGAGACCAGGACCAGGACTTCCAGCTCATGCTCCTCCTATTCCTACGCAGAGGACGGGAGCGGGGGCTCGCCCTGCAGCCTCCCTCTCTGCGAGTTCTCCTCCTCGCCCTGTTCCCAGGGAGCCAGATTCCTAGCCACAGAACATCAGGAACCAGGCCTGATGGGAGATGGAATGTACAACCAAGTCCGACCCCAAATTAAATGTGAGCAGTCTTATGGAACCAACTCCAGCGACGAATCCGGATCGTTCTCGGAAGCAGACAGTGAGTCGTGTCCCGTGCAGGACAGGGGCCAGGAGGTAGGGAACCCGCATGAATTCAAGCATGTGATCCACTCTTGCGGTCCTTTATCAGGACTCTACCTGCTGCCCCACCACTCCCAGATTAAAGGTTCCAGGAATGGGACTGCCTTCCCATCCACAGAGGCAGGATGTTTCAGTTATTCCAAATTAGCTACTTTTGTCCTAGAAGGCACTTGAAATTTGGTCTAGATTTCGGTACTCAACAAGCAGAGGCAAGCTGCTTACTAAAAAACATTCAGTCCAATGCGTGAAGGGTGTGTCGGGTACCTCagctctgcccctttctcctccctttctcgTTCTCCACCTGCTTTGAAAGCGTGCCATACTCATCACCCTCCAGGGTGAAAGAAAACGGAGAATCACTTTCCAAAATTGATTGATTG from Meles meles chromosome 5, mMelMel3.1 paternal haplotype, whole genome shotgun sequence includes these protein-coding regions:
- the BACH2 gene encoding transcription regulator protein BACH2; the encoded protein is MSVDEKPDSPMYVYESTVHCTNILLGLNDQRKKDILCDVTLIVERKEFRAHRAVLAACSEYFWQALVGQTKNDLVVSLPEEVTARGFGPLLQFAYTAKLLLSRENIREVIRCAEFLRMHNLEDSCFSFLQTQLLNSEDGLFVCRKDAACPRPHEDRENSAGEEEEEEEETMDSETAKMACPRDQMLPEPISFEATTIPVAEKEEALLPESDVPADNKESSEKDALTQYPRYKKYQLACTKNVYNASSHSTSGFASTFSEENSSNSLKPGLAVGQIKSEPPSEENEEESITLCLSGDEPDSKDRAGDLEMDRKQPSPAPGPAPAAAATCLERSRSVSSPSCLRSLFSIKNSVELSGLPSTSQQHFARSSACPFDKGITQGDLKTDYAPFPGNYGQPHVGQKDVSNFTMGSPLKGPGLEALCKQEGELDRRSVIFSSSACDQVSTAVHSYSGVSSLDKDLSEPVPKGLWVGAGQSLPSSQAYSHGGLMADHLPGRIRPNTSCPVPIKVCPRSPPLETRTRTSSSCSSYSYAEDGSGGSPCSLPLCEFSSSPCSQGARFLATEHQEPGLMGDGMYNQVRPQIKCEQSYGTNSSDESGSFSEADSESCPVQDRGQEVKLPFPVDQITDLPRNDFQMMIKMHKLTSEQLEFIHDVRRRSKNRIAAQRCRKRKLDCIQNLECEIRKLVCEKEKLLSERNQLKACMGELLDNFSCLSQEVCRDIQSPEQIQALHRYCPVLRPMGLPPASSINPAPPGVEQNLAASQCAVGEGAPCCLEPVAAPPGPPWAPGGAQENCTSRRPEGAEPFSERAPALESRSQTVTVDFCQEMTDKCTTDEQPRKEYT